The following coding sequences lie in one Flagellimonas eckloniae genomic window:
- a CDS encoding sulfatase, producing MIVTDALTYSLRQFLIILFWAFMAVSCQDKTKQDKNTLSTEMNNELPKRPNILWLVTEDMGAYLPSFGDSTIVTPNLSRLAKEGVVYPNLFSTSGVCAPSRAAIATGMYPSSIGANHMRTTSYTEVTGLPAYDAVPPPEVRMISELLRTKGYYCTNNSKQDYQFKAPATAWDESSPYAHWRNRAVDQPFFSVFNFTDTHESGLFEPYGHRYSETRHYKSGDTSYKWKPDRMTETETTVHLPRDIEFSIPPYLPNTDVVKRDMWKLYNNIAVMDNQVGAILKQLEDDGILENTIIFFYGDHGGPLPRQKRLIYDSGLNTPMIVRFPNKMRAGTRDDQLVSFVDFAPTLLSLTGTNPPEHLQGHAFLGEYKPEKEREYIHAAADRFDAFTDAIRAVRDKRFKYIRNYRPEQGYYLPVEYRERIPTMQELLRLSAKGKLDSIQSLWFKESKPVEELYDCQTDPNELHNLAEDPEYVNKLSEFRQEMDRWLVQIGDQPNLPERELIDQLWDTKETQPVTSIPKVASSNNRITISCATEGASIGYKIIGEDDKEPKSWMVYQKPFTIIEGCNLLVKAHRIGFKPSETVEIKSI from the coding sequence ATGATAGTTACGGATGCTTTGACCTACTCATTAAGACAATTCTTGATTATACTATTCTGGGCATTCATGGCTGTAAGTTGTCAGGATAAGACTAAACAGGATAAAAATACACTGTCAACGGAAATGAATAATGAGTTGCCGAAGCGACCTAACATTTTATGGTTGGTTACCGAAGATATGGGTGCCTACTTACCTTCATTTGGTGATTCTACCATCGTCACTCCAAATTTAAGCCGATTGGCAAAAGAGGGTGTTGTCTATCCGAATCTATTCTCAACTTCGGGAGTATGTGCTCCTAGCAGGGCTGCCATCGCCACAGGGATGTATCCTTCGAGCATTGGTGCCAACCATATGCGAACCACTTCATATACTGAAGTTACAGGGTTGCCAGCTTATGATGCTGTGCCTCCACCTGAAGTTCGAATGATAAGTGAGTTGCTGCGTACAAAAGGATATTATTGCACCAACAATTCAAAGCAAGATTATCAATTTAAAGCACCAGCAACCGCATGGGATGAAAGCAGTCCGTATGCACATTGGCGAAACCGTGCTGTTGACCAGCCTTTCTTTTCAGTTTTCAATTTTACGGATACTCATGAGTCTGGACTATTTGAACCCTATGGGCATAGATATAGTGAAACCAGACATTACAAATCGGGAGATACGAGCTATAAATGGAAACCAGACCGAATGACAGAGACCGAGACGACAGTGCATTTGCCTAGAGATATCGAATTTTCTATTCCTCCCTATCTACCCAATACAGATGTTGTAAAAAGGGATATGTGGAAATTGTACAACAACATTGCCGTGATGGACAATCAGGTTGGGGCTATCTTAAAGCAATTGGAAGATGATGGTATTCTGGAGAACACGATTATCTTTTTTTATGGGGATCATGGAGGACCATTACCCAGACAGAAACGTTTGATTTATGATTCAGGATTGAATACGCCAATGATTGTACGTTTTCCAAATAAGATGCGTGCGGGAACTAGGGACGACCAACTAGTGAGTTTTGTTGATTTCGCACCAACCCTTCTTTCACTTACGGGGACCAACCCTCCTGAACATCTTCAAGGCCATGCCTTTTTAGGAGAATATAAACCTGAAAAGGAAAGAGAGTATATTCATGCGGCCGCAGACCGTTTTGATGCCTTTACCGATGCAATTCGTGCTGTACGTGACAAAAGATTCAAGTACATTAGAAATTACAGACCTGAACAAGGTTATTATCTTCCTGTTGAATATCGGGAACGAATACCTACAATGCAAGAACTACTGCGCCTAAGCGCTAAAGGGAAATTGGATTCCATTCAATCGTTATGGTTTAAAGAAAGCAAACCTGTGGAAGAATTGTATGACTGTCAAACAGACCCGAATGAGTTACATAATCTGGCAGAAGACCCGGAATATGTCAATAAGCTAAGTGAGTTTCGTCAAGAAATGGATAGATGGTTGGTACAAATCGGTGACCAACCCAACTTGCCAGAGAGAGAACTTATTGACCAGTTATGGGATACTAAAGAAACCCAACCTGTTACTTCAATTCCTAAAGTTGCATCTTCCAATAATAGGATTACCATAAGTTGTGCTACCGAAGGTGCTTCTATCGGTTATAAAATCATAGGAGAAGATGATAAGGAACCAAAATCGTGGATGGTGTACCAAAAACCATTCACTATTATAGAAGGCTGTAACTTACTTGTAAAAGCTCACCGAATTGGATTCAAACCAAGCGAAACTGTTGAGATAAAAAGCATTTAG
- a CDS encoding sulfatase, with translation MKGKIPMFFVLFALLFSACQEVIKEKDADKRNPPNVLFIAVDDLNTMLGSLNGPAKTPNMDKLASMGVLFSDAHCQAPLCGPSRASIMTGLRSSTTGIYGMVPDNKIISENPATRDIVLLPEYFKKNGYHTMGIGKLFHIHAPDSLFDESGGRVKGFGPYPEKRFVWDGFGTSDRKNYGRTSTDWGAFPEADSLMPDHQSVNWAIERLERKHDKPFFMGVGFLRVHVPLYVPQKWFDMYPLDSIETMPYKVDDLNDVPEVALKINDLPMMPSTDWAIESGEWPKIIQAYLACISYVDYEIGRLLKALKNSEYADNTVIVLWSDHGYRLGEKGTFAKHALWDAATKVPLMFAGPTVPKNKIVAQPTELLSIYPTLLELCGLPAYKRNEGKSLVSLMHDKDDEASVAITTFGMNNHTVKSSRYRYIRYEDGGEEFYDHKNDPNEFTNLASSPAYTFEMNHLKSFLPKENAIWDSNSSYSFQPYFVEQKARVNGSEK, from the coding sequence ATGAAAGGTAAAATTCCAATGTTTTTCGTACTATTTGCTTTGTTGTTCAGCGCGTGCCAAGAAGTAATTAAAGAAAAAGATGCTGACAAACGTAATCCACCAAACGTTCTTTTCATAGCAGTGGATGATCTAAATACAATGTTAGGTAGCTTGAACGGACCTGCAAAAACCCCTAATATGGACAAACTTGCATCCATGGGTGTTTTATTTTCTGATGCACATTGCCAAGCACCTCTATGCGGTCCTTCGAGAGCTTCAATAATGACAGGACTCCGATCTTCCACTACTGGTATATATGGAATGGTTCCTGATAATAAAATTATTTCTGAAAACCCTGCGACAAGAGACATTGTTTTGCTTCCAGAATATTTTAAAAAGAATGGTTACCATACGATGGGTATCGGTAAATTATTTCACATTCATGCTCCTGATAGTCTTTTTGATGAGTCTGGTGGAAGGGTCAAAGGCTTTGGTCCTTACCCAGAGAAACGATTTGTATGGGATGGTTTCGGTACTTCAGATAGAAAAAACTATGGTAGAACAAGCACTGATTGGGGAGCATTTCCAGAAGCTGACTCTTTAATGCCAGACCATCAATCTGTAAACTGGGCTATTGAACGCTTGGAGCGTAAACATGACAAACCTTTTTTTATGGGGGTTGGTTTTCTTAGAGTTCATGTACCCCTATATGTTCCACAAAAATGGTTTGATATGTATCCTTTGGATAGTATTGAAACCATGCCTTATAAAGTAGATGATTTGAATGATGTCCCCGAAGTTGCTCTTAAAATCAACGACCTGCCAATGATGCCATCTACAGATTGGGCCATTGAGAGTGGGGAGTGGCCAAAAATCATTCAAGCCTATCTAGCATGTATAAGCTATGTAGACTATGAAATTGGTCGCTTGTTAAAGGCTCTTAAAAATAGCGAGTATGCAGACAATACGGTTATCGTACTATGGTCTGACCATGGTTATCGACTAGGGGAAAAAGGTACATTTGCCAAACACGCGCTGTGGGACGCGGCTACAAAAGTACCGCTAATGTTTGCTGGTCCTACAGTACCAAAGAATAAAATAGTGGCCCAACCTACTGAGTTACTGTCCATCTATCCTACACTGCTTGAACTTTGCGGTCTTCCAGCTTACAAGAGAAATGAAGGAAAGAGCTTGGTTTCATTAATGCATGATAAGGATGATGAAGCATCAGTAGCAATAACAACCTTTGGAATGAACAACCATACTGTAAAATCCTCTCGTTACCGTTATATACGATATGAGGACGGTGGTGAAGAATTCTACGATCATAAAAATGACCCTAATGAGTTTACCAATCTTGCTAGTAGTCCAGCTTACACATTTGAAATGAACCACTTAAAGTCATTTTTACCAAAAGAGAATGCAATTTGGGACTCCAATTCATCTTATAGTTTTCAGCCTTATTTTGTGGAACAGAAAGCACGTGTTAACGGTTCAGAAAAATAA